TGTCGTGAAACCACAGGACACAGTTCTCATGGGCGCATTGCTTGATTCGGTCCGGGGCCCGGGTGAGCATTCGCAGCAGATCGTCGGCGGCCAGCCACGCCGATAACCACTCCGCGCTGTCGACCTCCGGTTCGTCTTGCGGCCCGGTAGTGGTGAGAGTGCGGCGGAGGCGACCGTGATCGAGCACGGTGTTCAGATCGTCGATCTCGCCGTGGGCGACGGTTCGCAGGACCGCCTCCCGTGCGCACACCAGTGCGATACGCGCCTTCTCATCGGCCGGACAGCGCTTTTCGAGCCCGTTGGTGGTGAGCCAGCAGCGTAGGCCGTCCACATCGGCGAGAAGGTCGCGCAACTCGCCCGCCGACATCCAAGTGGTGTTCAGCAGATCCAGCGCAAGTGGTTCACCGAGGAGCGGACGCGGATCGCGCATACCGCATTCTAGCGCGATAACCGGTAAAACCATCTTTGGTGGTTGACCATAGCCCCATCGGAGTCTAACCTTTGAAATTGATTACACCGGTTAATGGAGGTTTGGTATGACCACGGCACAACTCGCCCCCGGCCACGTCGGCATCAACGTCACCGACCTCAGTCGGTCCATCGACTTCTACCGGCGTGCACTGGGCTTCGAGTCGTTGCACGTCAACGACGATGGTGACCGCAAGTTCGCCTTCCTCGGGCTCGACGGCGAACTGCGCGTGACCCTGTGGCAACAAAGCGCAGGCGCGTTCTCCACCCGCACTCCCGGTCTGCACCACCTGGCGTTCTTGGTCGACAGCATCGATGATGTCCGCACCGTGCAAGCCAGGCTCAAGGACCTCGGCGTGACGTTCACCCACGAGGGCGTGGTCGCACACAGTGAGGGCACGCCGTCAGGCGGGATCTTCTTCACCGATCCCGACGGGATTCGGCTCGAGGTCTATACGTTGGACGGCGTGCACAACGAGCCTGCGCCCCACGGCGAGTCGCCCACCTGCGGTTTCTTCTGAGCTCGCCATGACCGTCTACCACGCGGGTGAGCTGGCGGTGCAGCACCGCCTGGGCCAGAGCGATATCGCCCGCCGCCTCAGCAGGATGGTGCGCGACGAGATACCCGCGGCGGCAGCGGATTTCCTGACCGAGCAACCGATGGCCGTCCTCGCCGCCACCGATGACGCCGGCCGGGTCTGGGCCGGTCTGATCACCGGCCCGGTCGGCTTCATGCACGCTGATGACGGCGTCGTCACCATCGAGGCGCTGCCTGTCCCCGGCGATCCGCTGCACGATGTGCTGAACGGCCGCCCTCGGCAGGTGGGCATGATCGCGATCGAGCCGCAGAGCCGGCACCGGATGCGCATCAACGGCATCGCGACGGCCACCGGTACCGGGCTGTCCATTCATCCCGATCAGGTGTATTCCAACTGCCCGAAGTACATCTCCCGCAGGCATATCGAGAGGGTCACGGCCCCGCCCGCACGGCGCGATCTGCGCAGGACCGATGCCCTCGACGACACCATGCGGCGCCGGCTCGCCGAAGCCGACACGTTCTTTGTCGGATCCGCCGACCCCGACGGCAACGCCGATGCCTCACACCGCGGTGGGAATCCCGGCTTCCTGGAGGTCCTGTCCCCCACTCGGCTGCGCTGGCCCGACTATCGGGGCAACTCGATGTTCATGACGCTGGGCAACATCGCCACCAACTCCAGCGTCGGTCTGCTGATCCCGGACTGGGACACCGGAAGCACCCTGCAATTGACCGGGACGGCCGAGATCGTGTGGGAAAGTGCCGAGGGTGTCCAATGTTTCGTGGAGTTCGACATCGCCGAGGCGGTCGAGATCTCCGACGTCAGCCCGTTGCACTGGAGCACCGCCGCGCTGTCGCCGGCCAACCCGGCCTGATTCAGCCTTCCCCGCGGTCGCGCTGGGCAGACTCCCACAGCTCGCGAGCATGTGCGCGTCCACTGTCGGTATCGCCGAGGCCCGCCAGCATGCGCGCCAGCTCGGCCACCCGCTCCTCGTCGTCCAGCCGCACCACCCTGCTGGACTTCGGTCCGCTCTCGACGACCAGATGGGTGTCGGCATACGCGGCCACCTGGGGAAGATGCGTGACGACGATGACCTGATGGGTCCGGGCCAGCCGGGCGAGCCGGCGACCGATCTGAACGGCGGCGCGCCCGCCCACACCGGCGTCGACCTCGTCGAACACCATCGTGGTGCCCTCGTCGGAGGCCGAAAGCACCACTTCCAGAGCGAGCATCACCCGGGACAACTCACCGCCCGATGCGCTCTTGGCCAA
The sequence above is drawn from the Mycolicibacterium neoaurum VKM Ac-1815D genome and encodes:
- a CDS encoding CGNR zinc finger domain-containing protein — encoded protein: MRDPRPLLGEPLALDLLNTTWMSAGELRDLLADVDGLRCWLTTNGLEKRCPADEKARIALVCAREAVLRTVAHGEIDDLNTVLDHGRLRRTLTTTGPQDEPEVDSAEWLSAWLAADDLLRMLTRAPDRIKQCAHENCVLWFHDTSKNGTRRWCSMAACGNRAKAARHYSAKRD
- a CDS encoding VOC family protein, which codes for MTTAQLAPGHVGINVTDLSRSIDFYRRALGFESLHVNDDGDRKFAFLGLDGELRVTLWQQSAGAFSTRTPGLHHLAFLVDSIDDVRTVQARLKDLGVTFTHEGVVAHSEGTPSGGIFFTDPDGIRLEVYTLDGVHNEPAPHGESPTCGFF
- a CDS encoding pyridoxamine 5'-phosphate oxidase family protein; its protein translation is MTVYHAGELAVQHRLGQSDIARRLSRMVRDEIPAAAADFLTEQPMAVLAATDDAGRVWAGLITGPVGFMHADDGVVTIEALPVPGDPLHDVLNGRPRQVGMIAIEPQSRHRMRINGIATATGTGLSIHPDQVYSNCPKYISRRHIERVTAPPARRDLRRTDALDDTMRRRLAEADTFFVGSADPDGNADASHRGGNPGFLEVLSPTRLRWPDYRGNSMFMTLGNIATNSSVGLLIPDWDTGSTLQLTGTAEIVWESAEGVQCFVEFDIAEAVEISDVSPLHWSTAALSPANPA